A window of the Euzebya sp. genome harbors these coding sequences:
- a CDS encoding diiron oxygenase, whose product MTTIDAPPTRETGYETNGRHRRQDREQTAERLLASSAKLSFDPLVDVDWDAEPVDGLWYMQPERSPLYGTALWASLGEDQKVELTRHQLASTAASGIFFEMILMRMLLRHLGPHDPRSQHFQYGLTEVADECRHSTMFGKLISWLGTPPYGPGSGVRGLSELLTTPVSNDAVAFAGTYYVEAILDAIQREGMNDERCQPITRKVAYIHVVEEARHMRYADAELARDLEALSGWDLQRTRLLLPLIPLVVNQLLMHPAGYAAAGLDVEEAKAVAAANPVWRETLRWAARRPMGIFAELGLLAGPAMALWRRTGLV is encoded by the coding sequence GTGACGACGATCGACGCACCGCCGACCCGCGAGACCGGGTACGAGACCAACGGCCGGCACCGGCGCCAGGACCGCGAGCAGACCGCCGAGCGGCTGCTCGCGTCGAGCGCGAAGCTCAGCTTCGACCCGCTGGTGGACGTCGACTGGGACGCCGAGCCCGTCGACGGCCTGTGGTACATGCAGCCCGAGCGGTCGCCGCTGTACGGCACGGCCCTGTGGGCGTCACTCGGCGAGGACCAGAAGGTGGAGCTGACCCGCCACCAGCTGGCCTCGACGGCGGCGAGCGGGATCTTCTTCGAGATGATCCTGATGCGGATGCTGCTGCGCCACCTGGGTCCCCACGACCCCCGCAGCCAGCACTTCCAGTACGGCCTGACCGAGGTCGCCGACGAGTGCCGGCACTCCACCATGTTCGGGAAGCTGATCTCCTGGCTGGGGACGCCGCCGTACGGCCCCGGGTCTGGCGTGCGGGGGCTGAGCGAGCTGCTGACCACGCCGGTGTCGAACGACGCGGTCGCCTTCGCCGGGACGTACTACGTCGAGGCGATCCTCGACGCCATCCAGCGCGAGGGCATGAACGACGAGCGCTGCCAGCCGATCACGCGGAAGGTCGCCTACATCCACGTGGTGGAGGAGGCGCGGCACATGCGCTACGCGGACGCCGAGCTGGCGCGGGACCTCGAGGCGCTCTCCGGCTGGGACCTGCAGCGCACGCGGCTGCTCCTCCCCCTGATCCCGCTGGTCGTCAACCAGCTGCTGATGCACCCCGCCGGGTACGCCGCCGCCGGCCTCGACGTCGAGGAGGCCAAGGCCGTCGCCGCCGCGAACCCGGTGTGGCGCGAGACGCTGCGCTGGGCGGCCCGCAGGCCGATGGGCATCTTCGCCGAGCTCGGGCTGCTGGCCGGACCGGCCATGGCCCTCTGGCGGCGCACCGGGCTGGTGTAG